The genomic DNA TCATCCACAACTCGACCTTGTCCATTAAGGTCAGCAAACGGAAGTACGTTAACATCAGAAAAGCGGGATGTTGCATCAAGAAGGTAGGTTTTATCGCCCACTATTACCTCTGCAATCACATTGTTAAAGTTAGAAAGGGTGGGCCTCCCTGGGTTTACAACGCCATTTCCTCGAGTGCTCAAAGCAACGGGGAAAGCATCAAGTCCAACTTTTCTTAAAGCAATCACAAGATTTAAGTTGACTTCAGCGGAATTGCCACCGCCATCTTTATAGGCTCTCCTAACCCCATCCTTGACAAAAAGTCTATAGCTATTGTTCCATTTAACCTTTGAACGAATGAAGTTGAATGTATTTAATATTTTATCCTCAGGTGTGGTTCCAACTTTGAGAGCACTAATATCATCATCCATATAGCCACCACCACTCAGCTGCTGACCAAAATAATCATTTTGTAATAATTTCTTTGTCACATCTTCCCAAGTAGTGGAGAATGTTTGTATGGAGTGACCTGGGTGAGAATACTGAGCGAGTTCAAACTCCAAACGAGTAAAATAATTATCAATATTATCAACAAACACTTCACCCTTCTTAAGTGCTGGAACATCCTTAGCAATATAGGATATTCTAGAAGCCATGTAATCAACAGTATATCCATAATCACCCGAATCAGCTTTGCCCTGCATTGTGGCTTCATGGTGAGTAACGGATACACTCTTATGGAGGCTTCCTAAATCTATATGAGAGTAAGACTCAAAACCATAAGGGTAAGTATTATAGTGAAAATACTCAGGAATTGTAACCGTATAGCTACTATATATTACAGGAATTGCATACTGAAATTTCCATGGGTATAGAGAAAATAAGTAGTTAGACGAAATACTGTATTGAAAATCTATAACCGAACCGACCTTGCAATCGGGAAAAGCAAACTTCTTTTTGCTATAGTTCCCCTCTACATTCTCAGTAACTCCGTCTCTTAAACCGACTTTTGACTTAACAATTTTTCCTTTTTCCTCATTAAATACTATTGCCCCAAATTGGCTTATGCGTTGAGACTGATCCCCTTCAGAATATAGTGAAATTTCTAGGTTAGCCCAGTCAAGCCCCTCTTTAGTTAATATTTTTATACGCCCATGCCGCTCAAATTTCATCAGCCATTTTTCAGATGCATCATCAAAATACACTTCAACATTACCCTCGTCAAAAAGGAAAACAGCCTCTGCAGAGGAATCTTTTGGGTAAATCTCCATATTCATCTCCTCAGGAGACACCTTTCCAAACTTGGAAACCTCGTTTTGACCAAAGGCACATGCTACCATCAGCCACACAAGGGTAAACAGTAAAACAGACTTTTTCATTGTAATGTGATTAAGAATTAGGTTATTTTGAAATTATACTTTTAAGCAGCGGCGGTGTTAATATAATAAAGGTAAAAAAATAATTATAAAACAAACAATTCTGTTGAATTAATCATTAAGAGATAGCCAGAAAGCTACTATACTGACCATGAAATACTAGTAACTGGGAAGGCAATTAGGGATAGGTGGGGGGATGAATTGTAAATCACAACTCACAAACAGAAGGAACTATTAATCAACGACATATTAGCGAAAAAATAATTGTATTGTCACAATTATTAGCTTGTCAACGGCTGAGTTGCAAACCTAATATTTCCTTGATTTGGAAGATTATGTACAATCTGACTAACAAGCAACTGCAAAGTTGACAATGAACCACTGGAATAAAAATGGTAGAATGGAGACACTGTTGGTGAATTGTGAAGTGTTTGGTAAATTCGATCTACCTGCATAGCAACCGCAGGCGATGGATTTACAACTGTAATTTTCCCATTCGAAACTTGCCGAATTGCCTCTTCTAAAAAAGGATAGTGCGTGCAACCAAGGACCAGATGGTCAGCTCCTGCATTGATCATTGGATCAATATAATGATGCAGCAAATCCAGAACCTTATCAGAAGAAAAATCACCGGATTCAACTAGTTCAACAAGTCCATTCCCGGGTTGAATAATCATTTGTACATCGGAGGCAAATCGCTTACTTGTCTCCTGGAATAGCCTACCATTAAAGGTGCCACTTGTGGCAAGCACGCCAATTACTCCTGTTGTAGAATTTAATGCGGCAGGCTTAACCGCCGGCTCCATTCCCACAAAGGGA from Williamwhitmania sp. includes the following:
- a CDS encoding DUF3857 domain-containing protein; translated protein: MKKSVLLFTLVWLMVACAFGQNEVSKFGKVSPEEMNMEIYPKDSSAEAVFLFDEGNVEVYFDDASEKWLMKFERHGRIKILTKEGLDWANLEISLYSEGDQSQRISQFGAIVFNEEKGKIVKSKVGLRDGVTENVEGNYSKKKFAFPDCKVGSVIDFQYSISSNYLFSLYPWKFQYAIPVIYSSYTVTIPEYFHYNTYPYGFESYSHIDLGSLHKSVSVTHHEATMQGKADSGDYGYTVDYMASRISYIAKDVPALKKGEVFVDNIDNYFTRLEFELAQYSHPGHSIQTFSTTWEDVTKKLLQNDYFGQQLSGGGYMDDDISALKVGTTPEDKILNTFNFIRSKVKWNNSYRLFVKDGVRRAYKDGGGNSAEVNLNLVIALRKVGLDAFPVALSTRGNGVVNPGRPTLSNFNNVIAEVIVGDKTYLLDATSRFSDVNVLPFADLNGQGRVVDENHAGWISLDPSFISKLRSSSSFTISTDGGLEGDLQQIFSDYFATFFQSAFGEADAEAKVEKQIKKDFASDVADSLKITCGEKGSPMVTVKVHLKPEGVVSVAGDLMYIDPCVGFGNTANPFVDVNRKFPINFGMPREETYMNQFVVPEGYTVEDLPKPMAIVLPNNGGKFIYSCALNGKVLVVVSRLTIPNSVYAPLDYPNFKEFFNQIATKLQQKVVLKKNS
- the murI gene encoding glutamate racemase; amino-acid sequence: MATIGVFDSGVGGLSVWKEIIALLPNESTLYYADNANCPYGEKSQEEVIVLADRVTNFLLSKGSSMVVVACNTATAAAIDFLRAKYPIPFVGMEPAVKPAALNSTTGVIGVLATSGTFNGRLFQETSKRFASDVQMIIQPGNGLVELVESGDFSSDKVLDLLHHYIDPMINAGADHLVLGCTHYPFLEEAIRQVSNGKITVVNPSPAVAMQVDRIYQTLHNSPTVSPFYHFYSSGSLSTLQLLVSQIVHNLPNQGNIRFATQPLTS